Within the Nitrospira sp. genome, the region CCGGCACGTAGGGGTACACCGCAATGCCACCCTTCTCTGTTTCCTGCACCAGCCGTGCCCCTTGCGCGCATCCCGTGAACAACCACATTCCCACGAGGACGGGCAGGAGCCAGTGGTGCCTTGACCACCTTTTCATAGGGTTCGTATCATAGGGATGAGTCTGATGCGGAACAAGGTCCGCACATGAACCACAGAGGGAGGGCGGATCCGATGATACGACACGGACGGCTATGGGCGATAGCGGTAATCCTGGGACTGATGTCGCTTGGAACGTCGGTGGGCTTTGCGGCGGAAACCTATGTGCTCACCGTTCAACAGCTCAGAGCGGGATTGATGAAGGCGGCGACGCCTTCGTCGAAAGGCTTTGTGCTCGTCGACGTGCGGACGCCTGAGGAGCATGCGGGTGGGTACATCCCGGGAACCGACAAGAACATCGAGTTTCGGCAAATGCAGAGCCGGCATCGCGAACTCGGCGCCAAACTGGATGATCATATCGTGGTGTATTGTCAGTCCGGGCACCGGAGCGGCATCGCCGCCGAGACGCTCAGTGAACTGGGCTACCGATACGTGTACAACGTCGACGGCAGTATGAACGCGTGGCTGGAAGCCGGGTATCCCGTCGAGCGAGGAAAATGACGGGCTACGGGCGACGCCCCGCTCGAGGCGCGGCCTGCGAACCGGCGCGTGGAACGACCCCGATTACGGCAGGGAGGGGGATATGCGTCGCCGGGGCTGTCCCATCGACAATCGATCGCCAGGGCACTCCCACTGCATGCTTGCCGGCTTCCTGTAGCGTGTTGGCACCGATGAGGAGATCCGAGGATGAGCCACCGTCCATCGCCATGATCTGTCGCAGCCACGGCAACGTGGCGCGTATGCACTCCGCCAGTCCATAGAGACTCGCCCCGGTCACTGTCTTCAGGACATAAATGTACCCTTTGGCATCCTCCGCCACGAGGGTCTGTTGCGCGCGCTTGCCGGAGTTTCTGACTCGCACCTGACCGCGTCGGTCCAGCACCATCAGTGCCTGTGCGGCTTCACGGTAGGAAAGAGGCTCGTCCGGAAACGTATCGACGGATAAATCGAGGATTCGAGCTCGCCGCATACCGGCCTCCACAGGTTCCGCGACGAACAGACCCTGCCAGTGAGCATGCGGCCGCCGGCTCAATGCGCGCCCGTCTTTGTACAGCAGCCCCATATAGGAAAAGTCGTGGAGAAAGAGGCCGGCATTGAAGATGAGTGCGGCATTCGTGTGACGTTGCCAGTCGACCAACGGCAGCGGGGTTGAGAAGCCTTCGTCGCGAAAGTGGTAAACCGAGAAGGTGAAGAACTCCGGATCGACCCGTACGATCACCGTTGAAACGTCTTCGGCGCAGCCCACGTTGGTCGCCCAGGTGGTAATCGAGAGCCCATCCACGATCGAATCCCACGTCAGGCCGTCTCCGGCATGGGCGGGGAAGACGACGAGCGACCAGAGTGCGACCAGCATCGCCGCAATGCGGCGTTCGGGTCGTTTCGATGCGCGACCACGACCGATGGCTTGTGTGCGGGAGAAGGACGTCATACCCCGTCTTGGGCGTGTTCGATACCGGGCCCAGCGATCGGAAGCGGCTTAGGCGGACAATCCGCAGAGCGCGGCGCCGGGTGGGATCCCGGGAGTATAGGAATCTTTTCCTTAGTGGTCAACGCGGGGTGCCACCGGCTCGCTTCATCACGGATCGACCTGGCAGCCGGGCGGCGGAGGTTCGTTGATCACGCCCCAAAATACGCCCAACTCCCTCACGGCTCTCACATAGTCCGGAAAATCGACGGGCTTGACCACATACGCGTTCACCCCGGCTGCGTAGCATTGCGCGACGTCGAATTCCTCCTTGGACGACGTAAACATGACGACGGGAATCGGACTCAAGGCCGCGTCCTGCTTGATTATGCGCAGCACTTCCAGGCCGTCCACCCTGGGCATTTTGAGGTCGAGTACGATCAAAATGGGATTGCCTTCCGAGCGATTGGAATAGGCTCCACGTCGATACAGATAATCCAACACCTCGGTACCATCGCGGCAGACGGCCACCTTGTCGGCCAAATGGTCTTCATCCATGGCCGCCAGAGCGAGTTCCGCGTCATGCGGATTGTCGTCGGCCAGCAAAATCGGTTTATAGCTGCGCATCATGCTGCGTGCTTGAGGGCCACGTAAAATGTCGCGCCGTGATCCGGCTGTCCTTCCGCCCACGTCCGGCCGCCGTGACGATGCACGATGCGTCGTACATTGGCCAAGCCGATACCCGTTCCGTCGAACTCGTCTGTTCGGTGCAGGCGTTGGAACACCCCGAATAATTTGTCGACATATTTCATGTCGAATCCGACCCCGTTATCCTTTACATACAGGACCACTTCGCCCTGGGGGGATGTCTGGGCACCAATCTCTATCTTCGTGTCGGCTCTCGAGCCCGTGAACTTGATGGCGTTGGTGAGCAGATTCACAAAGACCTGGCGGAGCATGGAAGGATCCCCTTGCACGGTGGGGAGGGGCTGCACGGTCCACTCGATCTGTCGCCCCGCTGCGTCCTGCTGGACACGCTGCAGGACGTCTTTCATGAGCTCGTTCATATCGACGGTCGTCGACATCATCTCCGCGCGCCCCATGCGCGAGAAGCTGAGCAAATCATCGATGAGTTGCCCCATTTGTTTGGCGGACTGGGATATCGTCGAAAGGTAGCGTTGGGCCCTCTCGTTGAGGTCCTTGCCGGCCGCGCGCTCGAGCAGGGCCACGTATCCGTCAATGTGGCGCAACGGCGCGCGGAGATCGTGGGAGACCGAGTAGCTGAATGCCTCGAGTTCCTTGTTGGCCGCCTCCAGTTGCTCTCCTCGATGCGTGAGCTCGTGCGCGACGCGTTCTCGTTCGGCAATGTCGTGCCGAATCAGAAGGTAGACGGAGCCGAGCAGAGCGAATTGCAGGAGGGTGGCGATACCAAGTAGCCAGACGCTCCACCGTGTATGCTGTGCGGACTCCTCCAGCCTGGCATACAAGATCGTGTTCTCCTCCTCGGCGATCGAGGCCATGAGCACTCGCGCGGTTTCCAACTCGCGATTGGCGTCCTTCCCGAAAATCAAGGGCCGAACTCCCTGATACCCGTGCTTGATCCGCTGTGCGATTCCCGCCCGCTCGAGGTCGAACAGTCGTTGAATCTGTTTATCCAACTGCTGAACCCGCTCACGCTGCTTCGGGTGTGCCGAGGCAAAATCCGAAAAGGTGACGAGATAGGCCGGGATGAGTTCCATGGCTGCCTGCTGACTCTCGAGATAGCTCTGATCGCCCGTGACCAGGAACCGGCGGTAGGCTCGTTCGGCGTCCTCGAGCATGCCCAACAGTTCGTCGATGCCTTTGATCATGCGGTGGCTTTTCGCGTCCAGCTTCGTGTTGGCGATGAGGGCGGCGGTAGTCCGATACGCGACGATGCCGATGGCCATGACCATCACGAACACCAGACTGAATCCGACCAGCATCAGTCGATGAATGGACCACTGGGCGAGAGGCGTAGGCAGTTGCATGCGTGTCGTTGCCGGCCGAAGCGGCGCAGATATCCCTGCGCGGCCTGCGAGGCGCCGCCCCTATCCTAGCAGAGGGGTCCCGAGTGGCAGATTGAATTTGCGTTTTGCGCGTATGGAATGGCGAGGATCGTCGTCGCCGTCAGCCACCGGGAAGAAGAGGCAACGCTGATCCGGCAGCAACCGGTCCGGCCAGGTTGGAGAACATGAGGGTGGCCGCCACGACCCAATCCATCACAGGCTGAGGATAGATGCCCATGATCAGCGTTGCCGCCATGGTCACGCACAGGACGGCTTTCATCTGACCGGAGACCTGCAGCGGTCTCGGATCGGTCGGTTCGTTGATGTACATTTTTTTGACGACGATCAGATAGTAGTAGAGTGAAATGACGATGTTAATCAATCCGACGGTAATGAGCGCGTACAGACCCTCCTTGATTGCGGCTACGAAAATATAGAGTTTCCCGATAAAGCCGGCCAGTGGAGGCACGCCGGCCAACGACAACAGGAAGATCAGCATGGAAAAAGCCAGAAGCGGAGACCGCCGGTTCAGACCGTTGTAGTCCTCGATTTCATCGCTGCCCAACAGCTGCCCCACGGCAATGACGACGGCAAAGGCGCCCAGGTTCGCGAACAGATAGGTGAGCAGATAAAACAGGATGGCATCCTCCCCCATCTTGGTTCCGGCCGCCAAGCCAATGAGGACGTTGCCGATTTGCGCGATGCCGGAATATGCCAGCAGGCGCTTGATGTTCCGCTGGGCGATCGCCACGATGTTGGCGTAGGTCATGGACAGAATCGAGACCGCCACCAGCAACAACACCCACTGGGGTTTCAAGTTGGCCAGCGCCACGTAAAACATCCGGATCAAGATCGCCAGCGCCGCCCCCTTCGGTGCAATCGAGAGGAACGCCGTCACGGGAGTCGGGGCTCCGTGATAAGTGTCCGGAATCCAGGAATGGAACGGCACGGCGCCGATTTTGAATCCGAGGGCAGCGAAAATCAGCAAGTAGCCGATGATCAAGCCGGGTGTTGGCTTCGTGCCGACCATGTCGGAAAATACGAGTTGGCCCGTCTCGCCGTACACCAGACTAATGCCATAGGCCAAAAGACCGGCCGCGAAGACCCCCAAGATAAAAAACTTGACGCCGGATTCGTTGGAAGCCAGATCCTCGCGCAAGTAGGCCACCAGGACGTAGAAGCCGAAGGTGGAAAACTCGAGCGTCACGAAGACGGATAGGAGATCGTTGGCCGAGGACATGAACATCATGCCCAGCGCGGACATCAGCACCAGAAAATAGTACTCGCCACGGAAGAATCTGAATTTCCCG harbors:
- a CDS encoding response regulator; this encodes MRSYKPILLADDNPHDAELALAAMDEDHLADKVAVCRDGTEVLDYLYRRGAYSNRSEGNPILIVLDLKMPRVDGLEVLRIIKQDAALSPIPVVMFTSSKEEFDVAQCYAAGVNAYVVKPVDFPDYVRAVRELGVFWGVINEPPPPGCQVDP
- a CDS encoding rhodanese-like domain-containing protein — protein: MIRHGRLWAIAVILGLMSLGTSVGFAAETYVLTVQQLRAGLMKAATPSSKGFVLVDVRTPEEHAGGYIPGTDKNIEFRQMQSRHRELGAKLDDHIVVYCQSGHRSGIAAETLSELGYRYVYNVDGSMNAWLEAGYPVERGK
- the nuoN gene encoding NADH-quinone oxidoreductase subunit N, yielding MTFSLSLAPSDLLLMLPEIFLTLWLCVVLAVDFSLPRLPKAHIATLSLVGLLGTLGCLAWLDLTHVSGTLFRNMFVLDRMAIFFKFFVVGATALVVLASADYIGKFRFFRGEYYFLVLMSALGMMFMSSANDLLSVFVTLEFSTFGFYVLVAYLREDLASNESGVKFFILGVFAAGLLAYGISLVYGETGQLVFSDMVGTKPTPGLIIGYLLIFAALGFKIGAVPFHSWIPDTYHGAPTPVTAFLSIAPKGAALAILIRMFYVALANLKPQWVLLLVAVSILSMTYANIVAIAQRNIKRLLAYSGIAQIGNVLIGLAAGTKMGEDAILFYLLTYLFANLGAFAVVIAVGQLLGSDEIEDYNGLNRRSPLLAFSMLIFLLSLAGVPPLAGFIGKLYIFVAAIKEGLYALITVGLINIVISLYYYLIVVKKMYINEPTDPRPLQVSGQMKAVLCVTMAATLIMGIYPQPVMDWVVAATLMFSNLAGPVAAGSALPLLPGG